In one Methanobrevibacter arboriphilus genomic region, the following are encoded:
- the sufC gene encoding Fe-S cluster assembly ATPase SufC — translation MLLEITDLAVEVNGRRVLKDIDLTIKEGETHVLLGPNGSGKSTLFMSILGFPKYKIVNGSILFKGEDITNLNTTERVKRGIGVSFQNPPAIRGVNLKDLLKVESGQDIKDENLTPEMQLLADKLKFDEDFLERDVNLGFSGGEVKRSEILQLLAQKPDFTMFDEPDSGVDIENVELLAEEINVLLDKDKKPGQRMRSGLLITHLGYILNFVGADMAHVLMDGKIACSGNPNEILHDIRKEGFKGCVECAKCITKS, via the coding sequence ATGTTACTTGAAATAACTGATTTAGCTGTTGAAGTTAATGGAAGGCGAGTTTTAAAAGACATAGATTTAACTATAAAGGAAGGAGAAACTCATGTACTATTAGGACCAAATGGAAGTGGTAAAAGTACATTGTTTATGAGCATTCTTGGATTTCCAAAATATAAGATTGTTAATGGTAGTATATTATTTAAAGGAGAAGATATAACCAATCTTAATACAACAGAAAGAGTAAAAAGAGGAATTGGTGTCAGTTTTCAAAACCCTCCAGCAATTAGAGGAGTGAATTTAAAAGATTTACTTAAAGTAGAAAGTGGGCAGGATATAAAGGATGAAAATCTTACTCCTGAAATGCAGTTACTTGCAGATAAACTTAAATTCGACGAAGATTTTCTTGAAAGGGATGTGAATCTTGGATTTTCTGGAGGAGAAGTCAAAAGATCTGAAATACTTCAATTACTTGCTCAAAAACCAGATTTTACAATGTTTGATGAACCAGATTCTGGTGTTGATATTGAAAATGTAGAATTACTTGCTGAAGAAATAAATGTGTTACTAGATAAAGATAAAAAACCAGGCCAAAGAATGAGATCAGGTTTACTTATTACTCATTTAGGTTACATACTTAACTTCGTTGGAGCAGATATGGCTCATGTATTAATGGATGGAAAAATAGCTTGTTCTGGAAACCCTAATGAAATATTACACGATATAAGGAAAGAAGGATTTAAAGGATGTGTTGAGTGTGCGAAATGTATTACAAAAAGCTGA
- a CDS encoding hydrogenase iron-sulfur subunit, translated as MAEDDVKIVMFCCNWCSYGGADTAGTARMQYPPNIRVIRVMCSGRIEPQFILKAFREGADGVIVAGCHHGDCHYDAGNYKLDRRMRLVYKLAEDMGIGKERIYHDWISASEGEKFAETVKMMVNRIKELGPAPLKEQLDAEA; from the coding sequence ATGGCTGAAGATGACGTAAAAATTGTAATGTTTTGTTGCAACTGGTGTTCCTATGGAGGAGCAGACACTGCAGGTACAGCAAGAATGCAATACCCACCGAATATTAGGGTTATTAGGGTAATGTGTTCTGGAAGAATTGAACCTCAGTTTATATTGAAAGCATTCCGTGAAGGAGCAGATGGTGTAATAGTTGCAGGATGCCATCACGGAGACTGCCATTATGATGCAGGTAACTACAAATTAGACAGAAGAATGAGATTAGTTTATAAGTTAGCTGAAGATATGGGTATTGGAAAAGAGAGAATATACCATGATTGGATTTCTGCATCTGAAGGTGAAAAATTTGCAGAAACTGTTAAAATGATGGTAAATCGTATCAAAGAGTTAGGTCCTGCACCTTTAAAAGAACAACTCGACGCTGAAGCTTAA
- the mvhG gene encoding F420-non-reducing hydrogenase subunit MvhG: protein MAEKAKIGTMWLGGCSGCHLSIADFHESLLDVLELADFEFSPVLMDTKYDEIPEMDVLIVEGGIRNEENRELAEELREKAKFVICYGTCSTYGGIPGLGNLYTVEELEKEAYINSPSTPNEEGIIPNEDVPALESRLRPLGEVIDVDLIVPGCPPRSDVVAEAVLSLLRGETVELPTTNLCEVCPREKPPEGLSMDFIKRQFEIGKPEDDLCLIPQGLICMGPATVSLCGAECPSIAIQCRGCYGPTAKVKDQGAKMISAIASDYGVEEDKTIDPEQVADQLDDIVGTFYTYTLPAALIPAKMQNGGK, encoded by the coding sequence ATGGCAGAAAAAGCAAAAATAGGAACTATGTGGCTCGGAGGGTGCTCTGGTTGTCACTTATCTATTGCTGATTTTCACGAATCTTTATTAGATGTTTTAGAATTAGCTGATTTCGAATTCTCACCAGTTTTAATGGATACAAAATACGATGAAATACCTGAAATGGATGTATTGATTGTTGAAGGTGGAATTCGTAATGAAGAAAATAGAGAATTAGCTGAAGAATTAAGAGAAAAAGCAAAATTTGTTATATGTTACGGAACTTGTTCTACATATGGTGGAATACCTGGACTTGGTAATTTATATACTGTAGAAGAATTAGAAAAAGAAGCATATATCAACTCTCCAAGTACTCCTAATGAAGAAGGAATTATTCCTAATGAAGATGTACCAGCATTAGAAAGTAGACTTAGACCTTTAGGAGAAGTAATCGATGTGGATTTAATTGTCCCAGGTTGTCCTCCAAGATCTGATGTTGTAGCTGAAGCTGTTCTATCATTATTAAGAGGAGAAACTGTAGAACTCCCTACTACTAACCTTTGTGAAGTTTGTCCAAGAGAAAAACCACCTGAAGGTTTATCCATGGATTTCATTAAAAGACAATTTGAAATTGGAAAACCTGAAGATGATTTATGTTTAATACCTCAAGGTTTAATCTGTATGGGACCAGCTACTGTATCATTATGTGGTGCAGAATGCCCATCTATAGCTATCCAATGTAGAGGTTGTTATGGACCTACTGCTAAAGTTAAAGATCAAGGTGCTAAAATGATTAGTGCTATTGCATCTGATTATGGAGTAGAAGAAGATAAAACTATTGACCCAGAACAAGTAGCTGATCAATTAGATGATATTGTTGGTACTTTCTATACTTACACTTTACCAGCTGCTTTAATACCTGCAAAAATGCAAAATGGGGGTAAATAA
- a CDS encoding Ni/Fe hydrogenase subunit alpha, with the protein MVKLTMEPVTRIEGHAKITVQLDDAGNVQDTRLHVMEFRGFEKFMQGRPVEEAPRIVPRICGICDVQHHLAAAKAADQCYGFEDNDILPAAYKMRELMNWGSFMHSHALHFYFLAAPDLVIPDGNRKTRNVFQIIKDMPDVALQAIQMRKNGLDIVKAVGGRPIHPTSSTPGGISTELDAETQKDLLGKAQQNVELAQATLDLAIPIFEEKLDLVDSLGNFGDTRHCGLTNDGVWDVYNGDVRIKSKDGSKIEYEYNNLGYLDVVAEHVKPYSWLKFPYIKELGYPDGIYRVAPLSRINVADKMPDAAPLAQDRFKEFHDKFGYAQAPLLFHWARLIEILASAESAVDHLEGDLSAQKFPDAIERVAGEGAGIVEAPRGTLIHHYKTDDDGLMTNVNIVVATIQNNPAMEMGIQKVAKDYIKPGVEVDDSIFNLMEMVIRAYDPCLSCATHSMDSQMRLATIEVYDSEGNLINKI; encoded by the coding sequence ATGGTAAAACTTACTATGGAACCTGTAACTCGTATTGAAGGGCATGCAAAAATCACTGTCCAACTTGACGATGCAGGGAACGTACAAGATACAAGATTACATGTAATGGAATTTAGAGGATTTGAAAAATTCATGCAAGGACGTCCTGTTGAAGAAGCTCCAAGGATTGTTCCTAGAATTTGTGGTATTTGTGATGTACAACACCACTTAGCTGCTGCAAAAGCGGCTGATCAATGTTATGGATTTGAAGATAATGATATTTTACCGGCTGCTTATAAAATGAGAGAATTAATGAACTGGGGTTCATTTATGCATTCTCATGCTTTACACTTTTATTTCTTAGCAGCTCCGGATTTAGTCATTCCTGATGGAAATAGAAAAACAAGAAATGTTTTCCAAATCATTAAAGATATGCCTGATGTAGCATTACAAGCTATTCAAATGAGGAAAAATGGTTTAGATATTGTTAAAGCTGTTGGTGGAAGACCAATTCACCCAACTTCATCAACTCCTGGTGGAATATCCACTGAACTCGATGCTGAAACTCAAAAAGATTTACTTGGTAAAGCACAACAAAATGTAGAATTAGCTCAAGCAACTTTAGATTTAGCTATTCCTATATTTGAAGAAAAATTAGATTTAGTAGATTCTTTAGGTAACTTTGGTGACACTAGACACTGTGGTTTAACTAATGATGGTGTATGGGATGTTTATAATGGTGATGTAAGAATCAAAAGTAAAGATGGTTCTAAAATTGAATATGAATATAATAACCTCGGATACTTAGATGTTGTTGCAGAACATGTAAAACCATACTCCTGGTTAAAATTCCCTTATATCAAAGAATTAGGTTATCCTGATGGTATTTACAGAGTAGCTCCATTATCAAGAATTAATGTAGCTGACAAAATGCCTGATGCTGCACCACTCGCTCAAGACAGATTTAAAGAATTCCATGACAAATTTGGCTATGCTCAAGCACCGTTACTCTTCCACTGGGCAAGATTAATAGAAATTTTAGCTTCAGCTGAATCTGCTGTTGACCACTTAGAAGGTGACTTATCTGCTCAAAAATTCCCAGATGCTATTGAAAGAGTAGCTGGTGAAGGTGCAGGTATTGTAGAAGCTCCTCGTGGAACTTTAATACACCATTATAAAACTGATGATGATGGTTTAATGACTAATGTTAACATTGTAGTTGCAACCATCCAAAATAACCCAGCAATGGAAATGGGTATTCAAAAAGTAGCTAAAGACTACATAAAACCTGGTGTTGAAGTAGATGACAGTATTTTCAACTTAATGGAAATGGTTATTAGAGCTTACGACCCATGTTTATCTTGTGCTACTCACTCAATGGATAGTCAAATGAGATTAGCTACTATAGAAGTTTATGATAGTGAAGGCAATTTAATTAACAAAATCTAA
- a CDS encoding 4Fe-4S binding protein, producing the protein MIVVNQEDCIKCGACEGTCPSAAIELEDQKVVYCDICGGEPKCVEACPQGALSVDELLINENGDTQARIVFNPAKCNECGDCVEICPPQTLKLCDCEGALNLQGFCVMCQKCVDICPVEVIGIPGIKEPKTREIEITEPIFIKDCVGCGTCVPECPVDAITLPEVGGVIDIDEDTCIKCGICSQTCPWDAVFISKKRPEKRSKEIKSFTVNEDTCIGCNTCVDVCPGNFIETKSNLTVDLPDVCAACSLCEKLCPVDAISLDVEWGDAKPANEEGVVNNPEKCDFLGPCAVSCPSEAIRVVRKDGVQIPGEIQTNKEPSFNMCVRCGACAAKCPEGALTLAPIDKVSNGEIVQRNRIVFNPSKCNQCGDCIDVCPYDMLKLKDEGNLPLVGFCTLCEQCIEACPKDAMEFK; encoded by the coding sequence ATGATCGTAGTCAATCAAGAAGACTGCATCAAGTGTGGAGCATGTGAAGGAACCTGCCCATCTGCAGCTATCGAATTAGAGGACCAAAAAGTCGTCTACTGTGATATCTGTGGTGGAGAACCTAAATGTGTCGAAGCTTGCCCACAAGGTGCACTCAGTGTGGATGAATTACTCATTAATGAGAATGGAGACACCCAAGCAAGAATTGTTTTCAATCCAGCTAAATGTAATGAATGTGGAGATTGTGTAGAAATATGCCCTCCTCAAACATTAAAACTCTGTGATTGTGAAGGAGCTTTAAATTTACAAGGTTTTTGTGTAATGTGTCAAAAATGTGTAGACATTTGTCCTGTTGAAGTAATTGGAATTCCAGGAATTAAAGAACCTAAAACTCGTGAAATTGAAATTACTGAGCCTATCTTTATTAAAGATTGTGTTGGTTGTGGAACTTGTGTTCCAGAATGTCCTGTTGATGCTATTACACTTCCAGAAGTTGGTGGAGTAATAGATATTGATGAAGATACTTGTATTAAGTGTGGAATTTGTTCTCAAACTTGTCCATGGGATGCAGTATTTATATCAAAGAAAAGACCTGAAAAACGTTCTAAAGAAATTAAATCATTTACTGTAAATGAAGATACTTGTATTGGTTGTAATACTTGTGTTGATGTTTGTCCAGGAAATTTCATTGAAACTAAATCTAATTTAACAGTAGATCTTCCTGATGTTTGTGCTGCTTGTAGTTTATGTGAAAAACTCTGTCCAGTTGATGCTATTAGTTTAGATGTCGAATGGGGAGATGCTAAGCCTGCAAACGAGGAAGGAGTTGTTAACAATCCTGAAAAATGTGATTTCTTAGGACCTTGTGCTGTTTCTTGTCCTTCTGAAGCTATTCGTGTAGTCAGAAAAGACGGTGTACAAATTCCTGGGGAAATACAAACTAACAAAGAACCATCATTCAATATGTGTGTTAGATGTGGTGCATGTGCTGCAAAATGTCCTGAAGGGGCTCTAACTTTAGCACCTATTGATAAAGTAAGTAATGGTGAAATTGTTCAAAGAAACAGAATTGTTTTCAATCCATCTAAATGTAATCAGTGTGGAGATTGTATCGATGTTTGTCCATATGATATGTTGAAACTTAAAGATGAAGGTAATTTACCTCTCGTTGGTTTCTGTACTTTATGTGAACAATGTATCGAGGCATGTCCTAAAGATGCAATGGAATTTAAATAA
- a CDS encoding DedA family protein gives MLEAVTIQLQSFFIEYGAIGVFLGCIIEEIIAPIPSTIIILGSSFFILEGQAIGLNSITNLILNISIPAALGMTIGSLFIYGLCYYIGKPFINKWGKYLAIRWEDIEKTDEKLQNQNKDEIILFGIRAIPIVPSVAISAFCGIIRYDLKKYILITFLGGLVRATVLGFLGWQFGTIYRDISNQISFLEEIVVIIGVVGVIGYILYNKRKKAKK, from the coding sequence ATGTTAGAAGCAGTAACTATACAATTACAATCTTTTTTTATTGAATACGGAGCAATAGGAGTATTTCTTGGATGTATAATTGAAGAAATAATAGCTCCAATTCCCTCAACCATAATTATTTTAGGAAGCAGTTTTTTTATATTAGAAGGGCAAGCAATTGGGTTAAATTCAATCACAAATCTTATTTTGAATATATCGATCCCTGCAGCTCTTGGAATGACAATAGGATCCTTGTTTATATATGGTCTTTGTTACTATATTGGAAAACCTTTTATAAATAAATGGGGAAAATATCTAGCTATTAGATGGGAAGATATAGAAAAGACTGATGAAAAACTTCAAAATCAAAATAAAGATGAAATAATATTATTTGGAATACGTGCAATTCCAATAGTTCCAAGTGTTGCAATAAGTGCATTTTGTGGAATAATCAGGTATGATTTAAAAAAATATATTCTAATAACCTTTTTAGGAGGCTTAGTAAGAGCAACTGTTCTTGGATTTTTAGGATGGCAATTTGGAACTATTTATAGAGATATATCTAATCAAATCTCATTTTTAGAAGAGATAGTTGTAATAATTGGAGTTGTAGGAGTTATTGGATATATTTTGTATAATAAAAGAAAAAAAGCTAAAAAATAA
- a CDS encoding CooT family nickel-binding protein, translating to MCESNIYNSDGELIMEDVMVVDIEDEKITMVDILNEKKIVYGKFIRLELEEHKLIIEET from the coding sequence ATGTGTGAATCCAATATTTATAATAGTGATGGAGAATTAATAATGGAAGATGTAATGGTTGTTGACATTGAAGATGAAAAAATAACCATGGTCGATATATTAAATGAAAAAAAAATTGTTTATGGTAAATTTATTCGTTTAGAATTAGAAGAACATAAATTAATTATAGAAGAAACTTAA
- the pyrC gene encoding dihydroorotase codes for MNDLVLKNCKLIESLENHYIGIDNGKISEISRQPLKTDAEVDINGKIILPGLIDPHVHFRDPGLTYKESFKTGSFAAAHGGFTTILDMPNTIPPTNTVKEFKKKKKIGENKSIINFGLHSGLNNLNEIKKIANLNPASFKIFMDLYDDFEIKKMFEDISTVNKTKKIPITLHCENRANIEENTKRIKNLECTRGSTAIDYSYARNSESEYLSVKYAVDLAQKYGLSIHICHLSAKKSLEYLKSLKLKSMNNSNIEITTEITPHHLLLDNSSFDRFGTLVKTNPPLREKGENLTIKSLIDINMIGTDHAPHRIDEKQMGVWDSSPGIPNLETVLPLLLTEVNRGNIDLKMIPKLMSETPAKRFGIENKGKIEVGYDADLVIIDLKEEGKFNIDNFYTKAKYSPFENFNYKGIATMTICNGKIIMNKDNIEYGYNGSNSITNSNSNSNSNSNIYLESDNRVKYVYD; via the coding sequence ATGAATGATTTAGTACTTAAAAACTGTAAACTTATAGAAAGTTTAGAAAATCATTACATTGGTATAGATAATGGAAAAATATCTGAAATATCAAGACAACCTTTAAAAACCGATGCAGAAGTGGATATAAATGGGAAAATTATTCTTCCAGGACTTATTGACCCACATGTTCATTTTAGAGACCCTGGTTTAACTTATAAAGAAAGTTTTAAAACTGGTAGCTTTGCAGCAGCTCATGGAGGATTTACAACAATACTAGACATGCCAAATACAATTCCTCCTACAAATACTGTGAAAGAATTTAAAAAAAAGAAAAAAATAGGAGAAAATAAGAGTATTATTAATTTTGGACTTCACAGTGGATTAAATAACCTAAATGAGATTAAAAAAATAGCTAACTTAAATCCTGCATCTTTTAAAATTTTTATGGATTTATATGATGATTTTGAAATTAAGAAGATGTTTGAAGATATTTCTACAGTTAATAAAACAAAAAAAATCCCAATTACACTCCATTGCGAAAATAGAGCTAATATTGAAGAAAATACAAAAAGAATTAAAAATTTAGAATGTACTAGGGGAAGTACAGCTATAGATTATAGTTATGCTCGAAATTCTGAATCAGAATATTTATCTGTTAAATATGCAGTTGATTTAGCTCAAAAATATGGTTTATCAATACATATTTGTCATTTAAGTGCAAAAAAATCATTAGAATACTTAAAATCATTAAAGTTAAAATCAATGAATAATTCTAATATAGAAATTACAACTGAAATAACCCCTCATCATTTACTTCTTGATAATAGCTCTTTTGATAGATTTGGAACCCTTGTTAAAACTAATCCTCCTTTAAGAGAAAAAGGAGAAAATTTAACAATAAAATCACTAATAGACATAAATATGATTGGAACTGACCATGCTCCACACAGAATAGATGAAAAACAAATGGGAGTCTGGGATTCAAGCCCAGGAATCCCAAATTTAGAAACAGTACTTCCACTTTTATTGACAGAAGTAAATAGAGGTAATATTGACTTAAAAATGATACCTAAATTAATGTCAGAAACCCCTGCAAAAAGATTTGGTATTGAGAATAAAGGAAAGATAGAAGTAGGGTATGATGCAGATCTAGTAATAATAGATTTAAAAGAAGAAGGAAAGTTTAATATTGATAATTTTTATACAAAAGCAAAGTATAGTCCATTTGAAAATTTTAATTATAAAGGAATAGCTACTATGACTATCTGTAATGGAAAAATTATAATGAATAAAGATAATATTGAATATGGTTATAATGGTAGTAATAGCATTACTAATAGTAATAGTAATAGTAATAGTAATAGTAATATATACTTGGAATCTGACAATCGAGTTAAGTATGTTTATGATTAA
- a CDS encoding nucleotidyltransferase family protein, with product MPSYELETLEEFIKKIIKRDRKIFFNDYKDSIKLSSHNDKSNSNDDINISNSSKIQLIADFTEYNPLHNGHYHCMKVAKEKIPNGLFVAIVPGLFERSGRGIPFIMTRQARAKTAINAGADIVVEGPPMGIMGSGQYSLCLAKTFKALNTDFIPRGYRPFDGYDIILDRINLGHCVAPKPYKIIDMDTNEVLYEGKLEEDNYVIASLSKSLKRIGFNFKNKFLFVKRVKGVSGTLIREATMKGDFSKVTIMMPSSTIDILNEEIKNNRAPLHMSRDIDSILDSANNLSFSELLDLNLMDNKTAKKIVDSRENKDFKSIDEIQNCISYGFSTHFNHRVLSVLETKINKDIIYDYIDNYPSKIRVLDYKNESVLEDFKEKINENNRRIELWQ from the coding sequence ATGCCTTCATATGAACTAGAAACATTAGAAGAATTTATAAAAAAAATAATCAAAAGAGATAGAAAAATCTTTTTTAATGATTACAAAGATTCTATTAAGTTATCAAGTCATAATGATAAATCAAATAGCAATGATGATATAAATATTTCTAATTCATCAAAAATTCAGTTAATAGCTGATTTTACAGAGTATAACCCTCTTCATAATGGGCATTATCATTGTATGAAAGTAGCTAAAGAAAAAATTCCAAATGGACTATTTGTAGCTATTGTTCCTGGCTTATTTGAACGAAGTGGAAGAGGAATCCCTTTTATTATGACTCGTCAAGCTAGAGCAAAGACAGCTATAAATGCTGGTGCTGATATTGTTGTTGAAGGTCCTCCTATGGGAATAATGGGCTCTGGACAATATTCGCTATGCCTAGCTAAAACTTTCAAAGCATTAAATACAGACTTTATTCCAAGAGGATATCGTCCTTTTGATGGTTATGATATTATTCTTGATAGGATAAATTTAGGGCACTGTGTTGCTCCAAAACCATATAAAATTATTGATATGGATACTAATGAGGTTCTTTATGAAGGCAAACTTGAAGAAGACAATTATGTTATTGCATCACTTTCAAAGTCATTAAAACGAATAGGATTTAACTTTAAAAATAAATTTTTATTTGTAAAACGTGTTAAGGGAGTAAGTGGAACTTTAATCCGCGAAGCTACTATGAAAGGAGATTTTTCAAAAGTAACTATTATGATGCCTTCTTCCACAATAGATATATTAAATGAGGAAATAAAGAATAATAGGGCTCCATTACATATGTCTCGTGATATTGATTCAATCCTTGATTCTGCTAATAATCTTTCTTTTAGTGAATTATTAGACTTAAATTTAATGGATAATAAAACAGCTAAAAAAATAGTCGATTCAAGGGAAAATAAAGATTTTAAATCAATTGATGAAATTCAAAATTGTATATCCTATGGATTTTCTACTCACTTCAACCATAGGGTTTTAAGTGTATTAGAAACTAAAATAAATAAGGATATAATTTATGATTATATTGATAACTATCCTTCTAAAATAAGAGTTTTAGATTATAAAAATGAAAGTGTTTTAGAAGACTTTAAAGAAAAAATTAATGAAAATAACAGGAGAATCGAATTATGGCAATAA
- a CDS encoding peptidylprolyl isomerase, with amino-acid sequence MAIKNGDFIKLEFTGKIKETGEVFDTTNEEIAKETGILVENKEYGPIPIIVGGNHLLKAIDEAVIGLDVGESKEIEVSPADGFGERDSNLIQLIPMKEFKKQGMTPHVGMELTSEGHKGRVLTVSGGRVKVDFNHDLAGKNLEYSIVISDIIEDDEEKIKSMIQLHYSYPNMDLDKTEIKIDGDKVSIKLDEITRFDQKSYMDVTFARFRISKDIWDNMDYEKVEFVDEFEKKVEEGEDQSSEENNESEE; translated from the coding sequence ATGGCAATAAAAAATGGCGATTTTATTAAATTAGAATTTACTGGTAAAATTAAAGAAACTGGAGAGGTTTTTGATACTACTAATGAAGAAATAGCTAAAGAAACAGGAATTCTTGTTGAGAATAAAGAATATGGTCCAATACCTATTATTGTTGGAGGAAATCACTTACTTAAAGCTATTGATGAGGCTGTTATTGGTTTAGATGTAGGTGAATCAAAAGAAATCGAAGTTTCTCCTGCTGATGGTTTTGGAGAAAGGGATTCTAACTTAATTCAATTAATTCCTATGAAAGAATTTAAAAAACAAGGCATGACTCCTCATGTTGGAATGGAATTAACTTCTGAAGGTCATAAAGGTAGAGTTTTAACTGTTAGTGGAGGAAGAGTTAAAGTAGACTTCAACCATGATTTAGCTGGTAAAAATCTTGAATACAGTATTGTTATTTCTGACATAATTGAAGATGATGAAGAAAAAATTAAAAGTATGATTCAACTTCATTATTCTTATCCAAATATGGATCTTGATAAAACTGAAATTAAAATTGATGGAGATAAAGTTAGTATAAAATTAGATGAAATTACTAGATTTGATCAAAAATCATACATGGATGTTACTTTTGCAAGATTCAGAATCTCTAAAGATATTTGGGATAACATGGATTATGAAAAAGTAGAATTCGTTGATGAATTTGAAAAGAAAGTAGAAGAAGGTGAAGATCAATCTTCTGAAGAAAATAATGAAAGTGAAGAATGA